The nucleotide sequence TATATATTGGACCTTTATACTACAGTATGTTTGACGTCATATCTCCATATACCTACTTCACAGAAACATGCAACATATAAAGTGATCAATAATCAAGCTACATACAATCTCTGCCCCCACAAAGCGAATCTTTTAGTTGCACATGTGGTACTTCGGACCTCCTGACAGCAGAGATCTGTACTTCTTTCACAACAACGAACGTGGAGTTGTGTAAAATCCTTGAGCAGTAACGACGAAATAAAAACATCATGAATTTTTTAATACTCTCTGGACAGTCctgctttcatttaaaaccGCAATACATGGCGTTAAGTGcgtgagttgttttttttctgagaacCCTTCCGGTGGCTTCGGATGAGTGGCGGATTAGCTGTCACCGCATAAATGCTTTCCCGTACTTCGGTATTCCTTATATCCAACAGAACTGCATTTACAGAAAAGAGTAAGTGCCCGCTGATGGTTTTGACCCCACGCTGACAAATATGATTACCAGCACAAACCTACAGTTCACCAGGTTTTCAGGCTGATCACTGGTGCAGTCATGCTATTTCCTGTTTGGCTTGAGAGCAGAAGGACATCTGGAGCAGAGAACTGTAATTTATTGATGGAAAATGAAGTCCTGCCACATTGACCGTGTGCTGTGAAAGTCGCATCATTAGCTTCAGACCCATCCGAGCCCTCCTTCCTTCCATTCCTCGATCCGAAGCATCACCTGCTTTGTCTCCACATTTCTAAATGCGTCCTGAGGACCTCTGGTCAGAGGATGCTGACTCTCTCCGTGAGGCACTGCACGTCTgcatcctcccctccctcatcatCGGAGGCCGGCGCGGGGGGAGGAGGCACCAAGTGGGCGGGGTAAGGCAGCGTGTGCTCCTGGGCGAAGGCCTGCCAGCGGCTGTCGTCGCTCTCGTGGGTGATGTAACGCTCTCCCAGTTTGGTCTCCAGCTCTCGCAGATCCAGCCATGCCTGATAGTCCTGAGCAGTGAGAAGAGGGGATGAAGTTACAGCCGCAGGCGCTTCAGATCATGGCAAAtgggcttttattgcatttagaGGGCATCATTCGATATTCAGCTTTTCCGTATATACCGGGAAGAACTTGAACGACCCTTTACTGCTCTACATGTTTCACCCAAATAGGGAAGCTGCGAGATGGGACACCTGTTTAAAGTTGCAGCGAATCATAAATAATCTGCAATCAGCAGCTCATTTATTTCCAAAAACATATGCCTTTGGAGGCTGCTGGCTTACATCTGTTTAGTACTTACTTTGCTATTTACATTTTCAAGTAACACCACACTCCAAAAGGTTGCCATATTTGGATAGAACATCAGCAAAGATAAACTTTAAACAATGTTCCTGGCGACAGTGCAGGTTTCTGTGAATGTGGCTGGAGTTCGATGCCCCACCTGTAAGTAGACGTGGCTGAGACTCTTGTCCACGCTGTAGCGCTTCCTCATcttgacctgcagcaggttgtTGATCAAGTCAATGGctgaaggagatggagagagatcaGCCGTTGATGATGAGTCATACAGATCAACCGTTGATGATAAGTCAAATACATAAATTACTCTGTAAAGCCACAAAATCCCCTCCCAACTCTTACCATCACTTGAGATCTGTTTCCATGGGTTGGGAGGGTACATGAAGGCAGCATTGTGGATCTGGTCGTTGATGTCTTCATCCTCGTTAAATGGAAATGTCCCGCTCAGGCTGACGTACATGATGACACCAACCGACCACATGTCCAGTGAGCGGTTGTAGCCCTGGTTGAGCAGAACCTCCGGCGCCAGGTAAGCTGGGGTCCCGACCACAGAGCGACGGAAGGACTTTTCGCCGATGATGCGTGCAAATCCAAAGTCACACAGCttgacctggaaaaaaaaagaagggagaATTCATACTTACAAAATAGAGGCTATTTTTACACATCAACTTGGTGGCACAAAAAAATAAGAATTCTATGATTTCCATCACAGGAGCGCTGCCGTTGCTGGCAAAGTTGGGCTCAGCTGTCAATTTCTCCATGTTATTATAACATTAAACACATCATTAAAACCTAATTAggaagatgaataaataatttaacATTTATCAGCTTGATGAGAACTACCTAAATAGACCCCCGTTAACCATCACTAATTCCTGATCAAAGTCACAAGTGATGCTTGAGTTCATCCCTGGAGACgtggggagacagacaggaataGAGAGCCCATTAGGCAGGTCGCTAGTGTTTTTCAGAGCACTCAGTTGATTCACTCATGCCAATTTGGAGTTTTTAATTACTGTTGTGGTAATTTCTTTGGATTGTGGGGAGAATGTTCCAAAGAAAAGGCATAGAAAGAccaatataataataataattactatGAGCATCATTGGGTTCAGTGTTTTGTGGTGTGTTTGCTAGGTATATGCTACTTTTCCATCAGACTAAGTGACCTCAGTCATGCAGTTAGCAATGCAATCTAAGGCAATAAAAGCTCAGAAGACTGTGGTGAGCAGATACCATCACCGATACATCATAGCTGATAGTACTGTGATAAAATCCTTCACAGCCTCGTTCGTTATGTTCTTTTATATATGATTTCCTGACTCAGATTAAATTCATAAGATAAGAGTTGTCCAATTTACTCTTTTTGTGAACCTCATCTCATTACCACAAGAAAATGCATCGCTATGATAGGATATCTTGCTAAAATCGCACTGTGTTATGGAATAATAAATTCAAGCCATGTTTATTAATTTGTTTcaaatgataattatgtcatattgTGGAGTGACTAAAAACAATGAAGGGTTTTTAACTGAAACAAATTTGAGAAACTTTACCAGTCTTCAAGGCAAAATCTTGACTACCGGTAACTGCAGGTCCACCCAGACTTGTGGTCCAGACATACGATGGCATGTGGTGAACTGACGAAGGAGGACGTTTTGGTCCTAAAACTATGTGTAAAATGTCACTGAGCCCCCGCAGCTCTCACTCTAAAGTGTGATGTATGTCAGTATAAGGGTTATGTGCAGCAGAACAAGTGTCAAAACCTTTGCATGTGTGTACCTGTGGGAAGGGATCCGCAGAGGCGAGCAGCACGTTTTCTGGTTTCAGGTCACAGTGAACAATGTTCTTAAAGTGCAGGTGCCTCAATGCTACGAGAATCTAGCCGTGAAAGTACACAAACAGGAtatgaaagtttaaaaaaaaaaaaatcaaaagtggAGTGGTGACGTGTGGAAACCCAAAGTCTGTTGGCATCTACAAAAACCACCAGCGCACCTGTGTGATGAGGAACTTGGTGAGCCTCTCGGGGAGTCTGCCTTTTTCACTGGAGAGGATCATCTCCAGCATGTCGCCATGGAGCTTCTCCATCACAACAAACACTTTCTCCGGGGTCTCAAACATGCGCTCCAGGTTCACGATGCCTAAGTGACGTAAACCCTGGCGGAGGGTTGTGAGGGGGAAAAGAAGAGGGCAGGTCATGtcaaatgtttgaaaaatggGGTGAATGAATTTGGTGTGAAAGGGTAAGAAAGAGAAACCAAATACCGCAGAGACATTTAACACAGGGGAAGGATGTCGGGTCAGAGCCATAAAATGTGTTTGGACCACATCCAAGAGTAAGTgtctccacctgctggtcaacTACACTGATTTCTGTTCTCATTAATGCAGCAGTTGTCTTCATTTTGGTCGCACAGTAAAAATGAATAAtactattaaagataataatagtAAAAACTGAAGTGAAATAACTCTGATGTAAATGTTGTCCTCTAAAACTATTGGTTCAGTGGCAGCACAGTGGATGTAAGGAAAGTTGCAGATAAAGTAGGAGCATACATGATCATTTAAGCTTTTTTATCTGCCAAACAGGCAGGTGATCATGTTCAAACCAGTTGTTAAACGATAAACAGCAAGCAAAGATTTATAAAACGTTTTGTTGCGAAATAATAGCAATAAATTGAGTGTTGCAACCATTGTTTTCCAGTTTAAAATTCAACTTTCATAAATGCCGTACTGACAGATGATataaggcgggggggggggggggggggggttaaaagcaGGAGAGATCCCGTTGGGATGCACCTTAAGACGATCCTTTAATTAAACAGACAGCAAGTTTGCTCTGGTTTTCCTCACCAGAAATATGAAACATACACATGCCCTAATTTTTATTAATCCCATCTATTACATTGGAAGGGTGACCCACATGGCACCATGATGCCTGGTACCACAATAAAAATTTGTCAGGGTTTCATTCAGCGTTATGATTGAGGGAATTACTCTTCTCCACAAAAGGTTAAAGGGATTTCTCAGACGCTTAATGAAATAGTTTTCTAGAGAAAAAGTATTTTACACTTCCTTGGAAAATTACTTAGTTGATGTTGTGGTTGTCTGGCATCATGACTCATGTCTACCAACATCACATGTGTCATCATCATTATGTTACAAAATATCTGCTGCTCAGGGCCACCGGCAAACCTGCACTGATGgtgtgtttttacctgcagTATGGCCACTTCGTTCCTCAGCTGGCTCTCCTGCTTGGTGGGGAAGCGAAGCTTGTCAATGACTTTGACGGCTACATCCCTGCCCGTCATCCTGTGCTTTCCTAATGGACAGTAgaagtttgtgtgtttaatgcACGTGAGATATTTTAATGAAGCTAACATAAGGCAGCTAGTATTAGCTCAGACAGCGTCATTACACTTACCTCCATAAACCACTCCAAATTGGCCAGATCCCAGGACTTCATCAGCAAAGATCTGGTAGACTGTACCAATGTCCTATAAGAGAGCATTCAGAACTCAATCTAATGGATTTTTGAAGCTTGTGATAAGTTCCAAAGATGAACAAAAAGGTCGTACCACGTTCTCCTGTATTTGACTGTTGGACACAGATATGCTGATGGAAGCTTGTcctgaaaataaatgagattGGTTTTACAGTTGCTACCTTCAAAGTGTACCGTAAGTTCCACAAACCTTCTGATCAGCTAAAACAAAAGACCAGAAAGTATATCTCCAAAAACTAAAACAGATGGGAGGTGGCCAAAAAACTGCATTTTCACATCTTATTGTTCATCAGGAATTATATAAAAGCCAATATGAATGTAGTTCAAATGTCAGTAATAGTTTATTCAGTGGTGGGCTCTCAGGGCATTCgaggccttctctgctggcctaaaaagTATCCTAATCacattaattatatttttttatacttaaaaaataattctaaatgGTCTGTCTAGTTCTATTtccttttattgtgtttccGATGGTGATGCTGCTTCTGGACATGTATTTTCATATTGGATgatttaaccaatcacatttccGCTATCCTTTGTTGCCAGGCTGGGTCAAAGTCAAAGGCCTTCACTATCCGTTCTGCAGGCCCTCTAAAGTGAAATCAATGTTGTTGCAGAACGagactttgtttgtttgtttattcagtTGAGGTATTTATTGTGGCTACAGAAATGTTCAATATGCAACATAAGGCTCATTTATGCATAATAAACTGGGGTTGTTTTTATAACAAAATGGTTAATGAGGGGTTGAGTGATTCAGAcggagcactactgaaggcctaggtgtgaaatgcacggTTCGCCACTGAGTTTATTAGTGTTAAAATGTTTACACGGTCCTTCAGTGTAACACTGTTATTTTTTACaattttggtgtgtttttgtccttgtAAAGTACTTTTATGTTTCTCAACCTTGCAGATTTACTCACTATGAGTTGTGTTTCCTGCAGCCGGCGGCGCATCCTGAAAGCTGACAGGCATGAGGGCTTGGTGGATGGCACTGGCCCACGCCTTGGCCACCTCCCGGCCCACGCCGCTGTTGGGAGCGACCTGGctcggggagggaggggtcggGGGCAGAGTCTGTGAGTTGCTcgggggcagaggagggagggtgtTGGGGTCCTCCCCGACAAAGTAGCACATGGTGCCAGTAATGAGCTCGAAGCAGTGAGGGTTCGTGCCCGCCGGGACCAGAGCAAAGTTTCTGGCAGGACGCACCTCCAGGATCTCTGACAAAGGAATCTCCTATGGGAGGGATGTAGAGGGTGATGTAGCGGACAGTCGGACAAGTGAAGCAGGTGTGATCATAGCTGTTTTTACCTTGTAGTACTTGTTGGAGTTGTTGTTCTGGAAAAGTATGATGCATTTACAGTCCAGACGCCAGTAGTGCCTCTTTCTCTGTTGAAGTTGGACAAGGACGGGATGAGGACGGGAACTGAAGCTATGGCAGCGCATTTAGAGTttgcagaaagaggaggagagcggtgATGTTCAGGGATCACCGAGAAGGCaaagacgaggaggacgagcaggagctgcaggtgaggaggagatggtggaaACAAAGAAAGGATGgacaaaagcagaagaaaagacagCTGTTAGTGAAGCCAGAAAGGACAGatgagcagagagagacagtggaACGTTTCTCTGAGGTCAGACAAGTTAGGAGCCAGAACAGACTTTGGCTGGGTTTCTTTCAGTGCGCAGGAGAGCGCCGTCGCCGATAAATTCAGACTTTCTTTGACAGACGTACACTCACATGTGAAACCAAATCAATTTAGCTGCAAAGCACAGAAAGAACAAAGCAGAAAGGCGGCTGAGGACCTCAAGGCCATTTCTGTATCTACTGCAGcctcagaaaacaaacaacaagCATCGGAATTCTCTATGGCGGCGTTTTATCTTTAAGTGGGATTATTACAACATTTAGCAAAATGTGGAAGCAAAACAATAATGGGGGAGAATGGCACTGCGGCAGATTTACCACACCAGGATAAAGATTTGTGCATAAGATCTGATGATATGCTGCCAGTTTGTTCCAACTGGAGGAGTTCAAGAGTGACTCATTTGTTCTacaacaataaataatgaaatctgCCCCATAAAACCATGTGTTTGCAGATTACAATGGGCGTTTCTATGCTCCGCTACTAATATGAAACCAATTGAAACACACTGGGAAGAAAAGTCCCACTTTTGTT is from Takifugu rubripes chromosome 11, fTakRub1.2, whole genome shotgun sequence and encodes:
- the prkd2 gene encoding serine/threonine-protein kinase D2 — protein: MANASPCMSSGAMTQVFFPPGGSSPPVSSVMQQGTPIPVAPMPVQGTFPAMDLSSGQGPGGVVMPSLPPTPAGVSFIIQIGLTRESVLMPLTADLAYVKQIACSIVDTKFPECGFYGIYDKILLFKHDTSTNNILQLVKNAGDIQEGDLVEVVLSAAATFEDFQIRPHALNVHSYRAPAFCDHCGEMLFGLVRQGLKCDGCGLNYHKRCAFSIPNNCSGARKRRLSTTSLGSSQSLRLSITDSGYSVGTTSTCTEESSLIRSHTQMPRTPSEARRFYTGRPVHLDKILMSKVKVPHTFAVHSYTRPTVCQYCKRLLRGLFRQGLQCKDCKFNCHKRCAYKVPNDCLGETIGENRSNTDMLSPSADPEVPMDYSTEYDASDKSSIDDSDEACSIPGSFSPDNSQNGVSGDQNVYIPLMRVVQSVRQTTRRSSTAIKEGWMVHYSDKDTLRKRHYWRLDCKCIILFQNNNSNKYYKEIPLSEILEVRPARNFALVPAGTNPHCFELITGTMCYFVGEDPNTLPPLPPSNSQTLPPTPPSPSQVAPNSGVGREVAKAWASAIHQALMPVSFQDAPPAAGNTTHRQASISISVSNSQIQENVDIGTVYQIFADEVLGSGQFGVVYGGKHRMTGRDVAVKVIDKLRFPTKQESQLRNEVAILQGLRHLGIVNLERMFETPEKVFVVMEKLHGDMLEMILSSEKGRLPERLTKFLITQILVALRHLHFKNIVHCDLKPENVLLASADPFPQVKLCDFGFARIIGEKSFRRSVVGTPAYLAPEVLLNQGYNRSLDMWSVGVIMYVSLSGTFPFNEDEDINDQIHNAAFMYPPNPWKQISSDAIDLINNLLQVKMRKRYSVDKSLSHVYLQDYQAWLDLRELETKLGERYITHESDDSRWQAFAQEHTLPYPAHLVPPPPAPASDDEGGEDADVQCLTERVSIL